From a single Porites lutea chromosome 10, jaPorLute2.1, whole genome shotgun sequence genomic region:
- the LOC140950218 gene encoding RYamide receptor-like: MSMDPTESVFPNITNNATKPGSGDSYFIPPNIQIGVTIFAVLIFILALIGNIVVIYIVCTVNHMRSSTNTLIANMAVADLLMTIDIPYILKFFHVGYKWFGTFMGTVLCKFFSSAQVGSLIASVFSLVAISLDRSFAILFPMKTVMTRNVVRFAIAMVWLGALAFSLPVMVASKTAQLEGTDFLSCAEFWAPMSANTFSLVLIIGGYIIPLIIIAFVYSLAGIRLWSRQLPGHRNLVSNKKAQSSSRRATAMLITVVIVFALSWMPFQTLEMLRGFNKPLFYSLPIELRFTTPWFGYANSAINPILYVIFSENYRQEFYRILCRGPTRKDRYRRTIISRSTTTRSTRLSRASSLAVSIPLQKLREEANYRRQGPESP, from the exons ATGAGCATGGATCCTACAG AATCGGTGTTTCCTAACATTACCAACAACGCCACGAAACCTGGCAGTGGAGATTCGTATTTCATACCTCCAAACATTCAAATCGGAGTCACCATATTTGCAGTATTGATTTTTATCCTTGCGCTGATCGGTAACATTGTGGTAATTTACATTGTCTGCACGGTAAACCACATGCGCAGCTCAACCAACACCCTCATCGCCAACATGGCCGTTGCTGATCTGTTGATGACCATAGACATACCGTACATTCTTAAGTTTTTCCACGTCGGTTATAAATGGTTTGGAACCTTCATGGGCACCGTGTTATGCAAGTTTTTTAGCTCTGCTCAAGTGGGATCTCTAATAGCCTCCGTGTTTAGTTTAGTGGCAATTTCTCTGGATCGAAGTTTTGCTATCTTGTTTCCTATGAAGACGGTTATGACTAGGAACGTTGTACGTTTCGCGATCGCCATGGTCTGGCTGGGAGCGCTGGCTTTCTCACTTCCAGTCATGGTGGCATCTAAAACTGCACAATTGGAAGGCACGGATTTTTTGAGTTGCGCAGAGTTTTGGGCGCCCATGTCGGCGAACACTTTCAGCCTAGTTCTTATTATAGGCGGGTACATCATTCCACTGATAATCATCGCCTTTGTCTACAGTCTAGCAGGAATACGTCTCTGGAGTAGACAACTTCCTGGCCATAGGAATTTGGTCTCAAACAAAAAAGCACAGTCGTCCAGCAGGCGTGCGACAGCTATGTTGATAACTGTAGTCATTGTCTTCGCTTTGTCTTGGATGCCTTTTCAAACTTTGGAGATGCTTCGTGGATTCAACAAGCCACTATTTTATTCACTTCCGATTGAGTTACGATTCACCACACCTTGGTTTGGTTACGCTAACAGTGCTATTAACCCAATCCTCTATGTGATATTCTCAGAGAATTATCGTCAGGAGTTTTACCGCATTCTGTGTCGAGGTCCAACCAGGAAGGACCGCTACAGAAGGACAATCATAAGCCGAAGTACCACTACTAGATCAACTCGTCTGTCACGCGCAAGCTCTTTGGCTGTAAGCATTCCGCTTCAAAAGCTTAGAGAGGAAGCGAATTACAGAAGACAAGGCCCTGAATCACCCTGA